The sequence GAGGCTGGGTGAGCACCGCTATGGAGCTTCGTCGCCAGGGCGCTCCGTGGGCCCCGAAGTGGCGGGACGTGGAGGTGGGTAGGCGGGGCCGTAGCAAGCGCCTTTGTGCTCGTAATAGGGCTCGAGACAGTCCCTCAGGCTGATGTCCACCTTCACCCAACACCCGCCATTGATAGAAACATGGGCCCGGTGGGCACACCGCCCAGACGCATCGGGCCGTAGCTGCCATCGGAGCGGTTTGGGCGGTAGCTCCACGGCGATGACAGACAAGGCAGATGGAGCCCGGGTGAGAGGCACCGGCGCCGTCAGTGCGGCTTCGCCGACGGCGACGGCGCCGCCATCCTTCGCCTCTTCGGTGGCGGATGCCTGGGCCTGTTCGGTCTTCTCTTGAGGCTGCGCGCTCAGCATCCACGCGGCGCCAAGCGCCACGGCGGCTCCCAGGCTGGCGGCTGCCATCAGCCGGGACCACGGAGCAGGCCCTCTTTCCCGTGGAGGGACACTCCGTGCCTCCTCGACAGGGAGTTCCTTCCGGGTGAAGAGCGGCACATCCGACTCTGGCCCTGCGCTCCGCGCGGCCTGCTCCAGCGCCTCCGCCAGTTCGCCAGCACCGCCACGCGCTTCGGGGCGCACGCAGAGCATCCGTGACACCAGCCTGCTCAACTCCACGCAGCAGCGGGCATTGACGCCATGGGGAGGCACGGGGCCCGTCCCCTCCGGGCCCCAGAGGTGCGTCACCTCGTTCAGCAGCGCTGGAGTCGGCGGGTAGTCGTCCGTCACCAGCCGGTACGCGGTCATCCCCAGCGCGAAGACGTCATCGGCCGCTCCGGGCGCATAGGCCGTGGCCGTCGGCTGGAAGGGCAGCCGCACCGAGAGCCACGCCTCCGGTGAGCGGTAGGGCCGCGTCCCAGGAGGAAATGGCGGCGACGTGAGCCTCTCTGCGCCCACGTAGCTTCCGGAGCCGAAGTCCGTCAGGAAGACCTGGCCGTCCGCAGCCCGCACCAGCACGTTGTCCCCCTTCACGTCTCGGTGCACGCCCCCCGCGGCATGCGTGGCCTCCAGCGCCCGCGCGAGGCTGGCCAGAACACGGAGCACCTGGCGCGAGGTGGGGCACTGCACCTGCGCCCAGTCATAGAGGGACGCGCCTTCGACCCACTCCATCGCAATGTAGGGGTAGGCAAGGCCCCCAGGCTGCTGCCAGAGCCCATGGTCCACCAGGCGCGGGACGCTCGGGTGACGCAGGCGCGAGAGCAGCTCCACCTCTCGCGCGAAGCGTCCATCTCCGGGGTGCAGGGCCACCTTGAGCGCCACGGGACCGCGCATGTCCTCCACACCGAGAGCCCGGTAGACGGCGCCGTACGTGCCCCAGCCGCGCCGCTCCAGGACTCGCCAGGGCCCCACCCGAGTCCCCGGAGGCAGGTGTGCTGGATACAGTGGGCCGGAGTCCATGACGTGCCCCACGAGGCGGGAGGAGGTTCGCTGCAAGCGCTGCGAGCCTACTCGCTGCATCCGCAACTGTCAGCGTGTCCTCTGGAGTCGGTTCCACTCCTTTGACACCGCCTCGGGGCCACCGGCGCCGAAGCCCGCAGGACTGCTATGACGCCGGGGCATGGGATTGCTCGGTTGGTGGCGCCGTCTGTGGGGCGGCAGTACGGAAGGACCTCGGCGGCCGGAGCCCGTCCGGGCTCCGGAAGGCAGGCGCGGCAAGGACCTCGAGGAGCGGCTCCTGCGCGACCGCATCATCCTGCTCGGCACGCCCATCAACGACGAGGTCGCCAACCAGGTCGTCGCCATGCTGCTCTTCCTGCAGAGCGAAGACCCTCGCGCGGGCATCACCCTCTACCTCAACACCCCCGGCGGCTCGGTCACCGCGGCGCTGGCCATCCACGACACGATTGGGTACCTCCAGCTCCCGGTGACCACCGTGTGCATGCGCACCTGCTCGGGCATCGCCGCGCTGTTGCTGGCCTGTGGCACCCGGGGCCGGCGGTTCTCGCTGCCCGAGGGGAAGATGTCCCTGGTCCCCTTCTCCGCTGGAGCCTCTGGCGAAGAGGGCACCTCCCCCACCATCCGCCGGCAGGAGATTCAGCGGCTGCAGCTGCGCCTCACCGAGCTCCTGGCCGAGCACACCGGCCAGCCTCCCCAGCAGGTGTCGCGAGACCTGGAGTCCGGACGCGACTTCGACGCTCGCGCCGCCGTGGAGTATGGACTCATCGACGAAGTCGTCAGCACGCCACCGAAGTAGGACACACATGAGCCGTCATTCAACGAGGCAATGGGGAGCAGGACTCGTTCTGCTGGGCTGTGGGCTCATGGGCATGGCGGCCCGGGCGGAGGAGCCCCAGGTCCGAGCGCGGGTCTCCCTCTTCACCTCCCAGCAAAGCCTGGACCCGACCTGGGACTTCACCCCCTGGCTCAACCTGGGGGCCACGGTGCGCTCGAGCGGGGACGCGGACAGTGGCTGGCTGCTCGGAGCGAATCTCTCCGTCAACGCGGGGACGTCCGCGGACCGGACCCGCTGGGAAGGCTCCTCCCCCAGCGTGCTGGACAACGGCAGCTCCCTCTTCGTGCGCTTCCGGCCGGAGCGCTGGGCACCGGGTGAGGGCATTTCCCTCACGGTGTACCCGCTGGACAGCTCCCGGCTGCGCCTGGGCTGGGCCTATCCCGCCACCTGGGGCGGCAACTTCCACGGCCGCTGGGAGTCCATTCAACGCGAGCCCTACTTCATGCTCGAGCGGAAGCGGACCCACGGGCTTCAGCTCCAGGTCCAACAGGAACGCTGGCACGCCTTCGCGGCACTGAAGACGCATGCCCTGACGAACCTGCTCTCCCCCATGGTGGGTGCCGGGGTTTCGCTCCCGGGGCCGAGGAGCGCCCAACGCCTCCACCCGGGTCGTACCAACCGTATACGCAGGGGGCGTCCGCGCGGCTCGTCCACGAACGGGGTGGGCCCATCGGGACGAACGTGGACTTCGGGCTGTATGGCACGTCGCCCGCGCTCTTCGAGGAGGTCTTCCAGCCCGAGCGCTACTCCGAGGGCCTCTCCCACTCCGTCTCGCTCGAGGCCACCCATACCCTCCTCCACGGCGTCGAGGACCTCGGAGTCACGGAGTCCGGCTTCCCGCTGATGCGCCCTCGGAGCATTCGCACCAACAGGGTGGCCCTGGATGCCCGCCTCCGCTGGAACCGGCTGCGGCTGCATGGGCTGGGGCTCGTGCGGAGCGCGGGAGCGGTGGTGCAGGAGGACGCGGACCTCTGGACGGAGTTCTTCCGCGGCACGCGGCGGCGCCCCGAGCTGGGGTTGAGCCTGGGGGCGGACTACCACCTGCCGTCCCACGGCCTGACTCCGGGGCTCGGGGTGCGCGTCCTGAGCCCCGCGGGGCTCTTCGAGAAACCCGACGCAGGACGGCCTGGGCTTCAACCTGCTCGTCCAGGCGCGCTACTGACCGCGCACGGCGGGCCCGGAGGCGGCCTGCCACTGAGGACGCCGAGGTAGACGTAGTCGTCGGTGACATGAGTCCCGCCTCTGGCACCATGTTCTTCCGTACAGCGGGAACATCGCACTGGAGGACATCTGCCCCCTGCCCATGCCCCGGTCCTTGACACGTACGGCACGGTGCCGAGCCGCCGTACTGGAGGTATTCGCTATGCCCAACGGGGAGTCCACTCTGCTTCGTGGGCAGCAGCCCCCGTAGGGCCTATTCATGGAGTCGAGCGGGCCAGGGTGGCTTTGGATTTCACGATTTACCGTGCTATCAAATTGCGCATGTCGAGGCTGACATGCTGGTTTCTGATGGCGCTGGTGGTGGGTTGCGCAGGATGTGGCTCTGCCACGGTGAGCAGCAGCGGGAAGCCCGCCGCCGCGAAATGGGTGGGGCCACCCATGCCAGGACCCGGTGGTGGCACCGTCAGGACAGTCATCTACTACGGGCCCTGGCAGTGCAATGCTCAGTACATGGGCCAGTGCCAACGACGCTGTGCTTCGGCGGGACACGCACTCCTGGGCTGCATCTGGCTCGCTGACATCAAGGGCGACTGGCAGGGACGCTTCATGTTCATGCCTGCGGAGGCAGGCGGATACCTGGCGCTCACTCACTGCTGCTGTGACTACCCTACCGTCAGCGACCTCCCGTCTCGGCGCCGCACGTGGAACAACGCGCGAGAAGGCTTCCGGAATCAGTGGGGCCGCGAATTCGGAGCGTGGCCGCAGACGGGCGGCAACAACTGGCCCGGGCACCACATCTTCGACTTGTTGCACGGTGGGGACCCGACGACTCCCCGCAACGTTCTGCCCGTGCCACCTGCAGTGCATGACGTCATCAATCTCGCCTACCCCGCGTGTTACACGCGAGGTACCCAATGGAGCGCGGTGGGGCCGGACAAGCCTTACGTCGACTAGCCATGACGCTGGAACAGATGCTGGCCGAAATCTCCCGCACGCACTTCCCTCGCCCGCCAGCCACTCTGGAGCAGATTGCCGCGTTCGAGTCGCAGGCGGGCTGGCAGCTCGACGCGCAGCTGCGCGCCTTCTATCTGCATTGCAACGGCGCCGAGCTGTTCCGGCCCTTGCCCGAGGCGAACTACAGCTTCCTCTCGCTCGCGGACATCCGGCGGAAGACGGAGCGCGTCCGCTTCAGGGACAAGGGGGCCCCGCCTACCTCCTCGTGGTTCCCGTTAGTGGACTGCCAGGACTCCGACTTTGTCCTCGTCGACACCTCCCGGCCAGGGCGCCCATACCCGCTCCTCGACGCCTACCATGAGACGTACCCTCGCGAAGTCCGGCAGATTGCGGCGTCTCTTGGTGAGTTCCTGGAGCGGGCGCTCAGTAGCGGGAACCAGTTCTTCTGGTTGCGCGAGTAGAGCACCAGCGCGGAGCTGGCGCCCTCTCGTCGCCGCTCTTCTCAGCGCACCTTCCGAGCGGTTGCTATCCAAGGGCGGGCGCTCATTGTTGGCGTTCACGAGGAAGCGCGGGAATTTGGCCCGGGACAGCGGACGGGTTCCGCGAGTCCGCCGCCCCAGCAGCCCGCCTCCGACTTCACGTCGCCTGCGGATGGGTCCGAGGCCCCGGCCTATGGCCTGGTGGGCTCCGCGGACGCGCCCGAGGCGCTGGTGGCCCTTGGCACACGCGAGGAGGCCGACGCCCGCGTGGTACTGCGCGGCGGCTCCGCTGCTCGCGACACGGCAGGGCGGGTGTGGGTGGTCAGTGACGGGCGCCTGCGCATCATCACCCGCTTGGCGGGACATTGAGGCACGGCGAGGGTGACCCTGACGCTGCCGTTTTTCACGGAGGAGAGAGAGACCCATAAACAGTGAGAGAGTCTTCGGCAGATACCTGAGAAGCATTATCGAGCCCAACGTTGGCGGCGTCACGAACTCACCAACACTTGATGAGTCCGCCGTCGGCGCCATCGGCGCGTGGGACGCACGGCAGAGGCGCGCGCCACCCCGGAATCGCGCGGAGCTTCAGGTGGAGCTGGACCGCGTCCTGGGCCCGAGGACGGAGCCTGCGCCTCAGGGGTGACTCGCCCTGGGGCTCGACGGTGCTGGGCCCGGCCGCCATGGAGCCCCAGTGGCACTCATGGCAGGCGCCGCCGGGATGCCAGGTTTCGCCAGCTATGCGAACTCTTCACGTTTTGTGGCTTTCGCTGCTGGCCGCGTCGTTGCTGGGCTGCTCCATGGCTCCTCGCGCTTCCCCGCAGCACTCATGGGCGGACCCATTCAGCCCTACTATTCCCGCCCCGGAACGTGAGGACGGATGACCCGATACTTCTGGATGCGAGAGAACACGCCGGTTGCGGACAAGTACGGCGGGTATTTCGACGGGTCGAACAAGTGGAAGCTGCCCGGCGCCAGGTGCCACACGTGCGGCGTCACTTGGAGTGGGTCTGGCCACAAGTACCCGTGCGTTGACCTGTCGCAACTGCCAGAGCACCGTGAGTTCGAGAAGGCCAGACCTGAACCCTTCTCTGAGTTCGCGCGCCTGCGCGAACTGGTTCGCCCCCTGGCACCCCCGAATACCGAGCTGCCACCCGGCACGGGATTCGGGCCGTTGGTGGGCCGAGCCATTGGGGAGTTCGCCGCCATCTCTTTGTACAGCGCAATGCCTTTGGTGAGGCGGGAGGCGCTGGAACATCTCCAGGAAGAGGGCGTGCAAGGGCTGCTGGCTTGCCCGTCAGCACTGAGGTTCCGGCAGAAGAGCCCGCCCGAGTTGCTGGAACTCCAGGTCGAGCCTCGCGGCCGGCTGCACCCGGACTGCATCCCCCCGGACGTGCCCCCGCCCTGCGCCACCTGTGGCCGGTTCGCAGTGTCGAGGCCCGACGAGCCCATCCTGGACGCGTCGTCCCTGCCCACGGACCTGGACCTGTTCCGGGTGGGCAACTTCGCCACGATGGTCATCGGCACCGAGCGCTTCATGGAGGCGGTGCGCCGCCTGGAACTGGACGGCATCACCTTCCGCGAACTACCCGCGCGCTGAACGGCGCTGAAGAGCCGGGCTCACCACCGCCGGAGCGAAGCTGCTCTCCGTGGTGGCAGCGGTGCTCGGCATCCACACCGGGCACCGCCACCCGCTCGCCGCAGCCTTCAGAGCGACTGAAGGAACTTGAGCAGCGCCGCACGCTCCGTGCTGGACATGGTGCGGAACGCCTCCTTCGAGCCCTCGGCCTCGCCGCCATGCCAGAGGATGGCCTCGCTCAAGTTGCGGGCGCGGCCATCGTGCAGATAGGCCTCGCCTCCGCTCACACCAGCGGAGAGCCCGATGCTCCACAGCGGTGGCGTGCGCCACTCGGCTCCCGACGCGGTCCACTCGTTCAGGTTGTCGGCCAGGCCGGGACCCAGGTCGTGCAGCAGCAGGTCGGTGTACGGGTGGATGGTCTGCCCCCGCAGCTCGGCGAGCGGGTGATAGGGGCTCGTGGTCATCGTCGGTGCGTGGCACTTCGCGCAGCCCGCCGAGGTGAACAGCGTCTCGCCCCGCAAGGCCTCCGGGTCGGTGAGGTCCCGGCGCGCGGCGACACCGAGCGTCGCGATGTAGCGGTACAGCAGGGCCAGGTCGGCGTCGGACAGCTCGGTGCTCGGCCCCGGAGCCGACTGTGACGAGCCACGGTCGACGTTCGGGAAGATCGACGTCGTGACTCCCATGTCGTTGACCAGCGCGCTCGCGAGCTGATGGGTCACGCTCGCCTGCCCCGCCTTGTAGCCGAGCCGACCGAGGCGCTGGGCGCCGGTCTGCGGGTCGATCACCAACTGCATGCGGCCAGAGATGCCGTCGCCGTTCGCGTCGTTGGGGTCGGCGAGCGCGGCCACCGCGTCTTCGCGCACCGCCTCGAGCAACCCGAGCCCGACCAGCTGCGGCGCCAGCCGCACCGAGTAGAACGAGGGCACCACGCCGGTGAACGTGTAGCTCGGCTTCCGCAGGGAATAGGGAGTGCCGTCGCCGTAGGTGCCGCTCGTGGTGGTGTAGCTGCTGATGTACGCACCGCCCTCGGCCATGCCCGAGGTGACCTGTGGCTGCAGGTAGCGGCCGAGGTTCGGGTGCGAGGCCCCGGTCGCGTCACCGCCGACCCGAACGACGGACTCGAGCATCGGAGCACCGACGGCGGGAGGGAGCGCCCGGCCGTTGTTTGCGTGACAGGCCACGCAGCTTCGCGCGACGAAGGCAGGGCCGAGCTTGCCGGCCTGCGCGGTGAAGACCGGGTTACCGCTCTCGTCGTGCGCGCCGTCGCCGAAGTCGGTGTGGTGCAGGCGGCGACCGAGCATGAACGGCTGCACGCTGTTCTCCGACATGTGCCCTGCTATCTGCTTGAACCGATGCTTGGGCTCATTGGAGTACTGGTACGGCAGCGTGGCGCGGCCGCCCATCCACGCCGACTGCGGCAGGGGAAACGAGTCTTGTGCGCCCGACGACAGCACCGGCCCCTGGCCGTACCAGGGCACGAGGCCGCCCGAGCCAACGACGTACAGCACCGTGGTGCCGTAGTAGTTCGCGCGACCGTTGGTCGGAGCCTGGAGAAACTGGCTGACTTCGATCTCGACGCGATCCCCAACCCGCAGCAGCCGGTTCTCCTTGGGGTTGTGGCTGATGGTGGCGCGGTAGTGCAGCGGGTCGAGCCGGGTCGCGCTCAGATTCAAGAAGTACTCGGCCTTGGTGGTGATGCCGCGGAAGATGGCCCGGAACTCCGGCGCCTCGAGCGGCCATTCGGGGTTGATGTTGAACTCGATTTCAGTTCCACCCTTCGCGACCTTGTCGACGATCTCGATCTTCGCGGTGCGCTGCTCCCAGTAGAACGTGAGGTAGTGGTCGTAGATGTGGAACTCCGCTTCGCGGGCGTGGCGGTCGCGCGCCCGGTCGCCGAACCGGGTGATCAAGGCGGTCGGCGTGTCCTCGACCATCGCCGGCTCGAGCACGGTGGTGGCGTCGAACAGCGGCACCGGCCCGCTGCCCTCGGCCAGGGTCGTCGCCGTCACGGTCGCGCTGAAGGCGCTGGTCCCGGCGGCGTTGGTGGCGCGCACCGCGTAGGTGTGGGCAGAGCTGGCCGCCAGGCCGGAATGCGCGTGGGGCGAGGTCACGCTGGTGACAGTCACTCCGTCACGCTGCAGGTCGTACCCGGTCGCTCCCGGCACCGCGCTCCAAGAGACGGTGATCTGGCTCTCGCTGCCGGCGGTCGCGACCAGCCCTGACGGCACCGCCGGCACGGTAGGCGCGGCGTGCGTCGTCGCCGTCACGGTCGAGCTGAAGGCGCTGGCGCCAGCGGCGTTGGTGGCGCGCACCGCGTAGGTGTGGGTGGAGCCAGCCGCCAGGCCGGAGTGCGCGTGGGGCGAGGTCACGCCGGTGACAGTCACTCCGTCACGCTGCAAGTCATACCCGGTCGCGCCCTGCACCGCGCTCCACGAGACGGTGAGCTGGCTCTCGCTGTCTGCGGTCGCGACCAGGCCTGAAGGCACCGCCGGGGTGCTCGGCCCTGTACTTCCATAGACTTCAAGCTCCCACAACGAGTAGCCACCCGAGGTGCCGCGTGCGGTGCCAAACATGCGCACGTAGCGGCCGGTGCCCGAGACGGCGTGCGTGGCGACTCCCCCGCTGCCTCCGGTGACCGTGGCCACGTCGGTCCACGAGTTCAGGTCGTTCGAGAGCTGGATCTTGTAGTCCCTTCCGTAGGCCGTCTCCCAGCGCAGGACGACGGTGGAGATTGTGTAGCTCTGGAGCAGATCGACCCAGAGCCAGCCGGGATCGGTGGGGGTGCTCTCCCAGCGAGTGCCGACGTTTCCGTCGCACGCCTTGTTGGGCGTGTTGGTGGCGTTCTGGGCGTTGGACGCCGAATACACCTTGCCGATAGCGAGGTTGGTTCCCAGCGGGTTGATGGTGAAGACCAGCGTCTTCGAGTCGGTGCCGGCGGCGTTGGTGGCGCTGATGACCACGTTGCTGGTGCCAGCGGCGGTGGGCGTGCCCGAGATCTCTCCCGAGGCAGGGTTGACGCTGAGGCCGGGCGGCAGACCGCTCGCGGCGTAGCTGCTGGGAGCGTTGCTCGCGGTGATGGAATAGCTCAGCGCCATACCCACCGTTCCGCTC comes from Pyxidicoccus trucidator and encodes:
- a CDS encoding ClpP family protease; the encoded protein is MGLLGWWRRLWGGSTEGPRRPEPVRAPEGRRGKDLEERLLRDRIILLGTPINDEVANQVVAMLLFLQSEDPRAGITLYLNTPGGSVTAALAIHDTIGYLQLPVTTVCMRTCSGIAALLLACGTRGRRFSLPEGKMSLVPFSAGASGEEGTSPTIRRQEIQRLQLRLTELLAEHTGQPPQQVSRDLESGRDFDARAAVEYGLIDEVVSTPPK
- a CDS encoding serine/threonine protein kinase produces the protein MDSGPLYPAHLPPGTRVGPWRVLERRGWGTYGAVYRALGVEDMRGPVALKVALHPGDGRFAREVELLSRLRHPSVPRLVDHGLWQQPGGLAYPYIAMEWVEGASLYDWAQVQCPTSRQVLRVLASLARALEATHAAGGVHRDVKGDNVLVRAADGQVFLTDFGSGSYVGAERLTSPPFPPGTRPYRSPEAWLSVRLPFQPTATAYAPGAADDVFALGMTAYRLVTDDYPPTPALLNEVTHLWGPEGTGPVPPHGVNARCCVELSRLVSRMLCVRPEARGGAGELAEALEQAARSAGPESDVPLFTRKELPVEEARSVPPRERGPAPWSRLMAAASLGAAVALGAAWMLSAQPQEKTEQAQASATEEAKDGGAVAVGEAALTAPVPLTRAPSALSVIAVELPPKPLRWQLRPDASGRCAHRAHVSINGGCWVKVDISLRDCLEPYYEHKGACYGPAYPPPRPATSGPTERPGDEAP
- a CDS encoding SMI1/KNR4 family protein yields the protein MTLEQMLAEISRTHFPRPPATLEQIAAFESQAGWQLDAQLRAFYLHCNGAELFRPLPEANYSFLSLADIRRKTERVRFRDKGAPPTSSWFPLVDCQDSDFVLVDTSRPGRPYPLLDAYHETYPREVRQIAASLGEFLERALSSGNQFFWLRE
- a CDS encoding double-CXXCG motif protein, which produces MTRYFWMRENTPVADKYGGYFDGSNKWKLPGARCHTCGVTWSGSGHKYPCVDLSQLPEHREFEKARPEPFSEFARLRELVRPLAPPNTELPPGTGFGPLVGRAIGEFAAISLYSAMPLVRREALEHLQEEGVQGLLACPSALRFRQKSPPELLELQVEPRGRLHPDCIPPDVPPPCATCGRFAVSRPDEPILDASSLPTDLDLFRVGNFATMVIGTERFMEAVRRLELDGITFRELPAR
- a CDS encoding di-heme oxidoredictase family protein codes for the protein MHSTLFRFSLVLCVVLACEPAELRPPPVTTVAAVAPVVDSALTQAGTAGVTLRYQITATHSPTAYGASNLPAGLNVNPTSGLISGAPAGAGTTSATISATNAAGTDSKTLVFTIAEAGARPSITSPLTQSGTVGTSLSYFITASNAPSSYAATGLPPGLGVNPASGAISGTPTAAGTTSVVISATNAAGTDSKTLVFTIAEAKAPPSISSALTQSGTVGMALSYSITASNAPSSYAASGLPPGLSVNPASGEISGTPTAAGTSNVVISATNAAGTDSKTLVFTINPLGTNLAIGKVYSASNAQNATNTPNKACDGNVGTRWESTPTDPGWLWVDLLQSYTISTVVLRWETAYGRDYKIQLSNDLNSWTDVATVTGGSGGVATHAVSGTGRYVRMFGTARGTSGGYSLWELEVYGSTGPSTPAVPSGLVATADSESQLTVSWSAVQGATGYDLQRDGVTVTGVTSPHAHSGLAAGSTHTYAVRATNAAGASAFSSTVTATTHAAPTVPAVPSGLVATAGSESQITVSWSAVPGATGYDLQRDGVTVTSVTSPHAHSGLAASSAHTYAVRATNAAGTSAFSATVTATTLAEGSGPVPLFDATTVLEPAMVEDTPTALITRFGDRARDRHAREAEFHIYDHYLTFYWEQRTAKIEIVDKVAKGGTEIEFNINPEWPLEAPEFRAIFRGITTKAEYFLNLSATRLDPLHYRATISHNPKENRLLRVGDRVEIEVSQFLQAPTNGRANYYGTTVLYVVGSGGLVPWYGQGPVLSSGAQDSFPLPQSAWMGGRATLPYQYSNEPKHRFKQIAGHMSENSVQPFMLGRRLHHTDFGDGAHDESGNPVFTAQAGKLGPAFVARSCVACHANNGRALPPAVGAPMLESVVRVGGDATGASHPNLGRYLQPQVTSGMAEGGAYISSYTTTSGTYGDGTPYSLRKPSYTFTGVVPSFYSVRLAPQLVGLGLLEAVREDAVAALADPNDANGDGISGRMQLVIDPQTGAQRLGRLGYKAGQASVTHQLASALVNDMGVTTSIFPNVDRGSSQSAPGPSTELSDADLALLYRYIATLGVAARRDLTDPEALRGETLFTSAGCAKCHAPTMTTSPYHPLAELRGQTIHPYTDLLLHDLGPGLADNLNEWTASGAEWRTPPLWSIGLSAGVSGGEAYLHDGRARNLSEAILWHGGEAEGSKEAFRTMSSTERAALLKFLQSL